The proteins below are encoded in one region of Paenibacillus albus:
- the guaA gene encoding glutamine-hydrolyzing GMP synthase gives MNKPNEMIVVLDFGGQYNQLIARRIRDLGVYSELLPYNTSVERIRELQPKGIVFSGGPASVYEEKSPLVDPAIYELGLPIFGICYGMQLIAHQLDGKVERAGKREYGKADVAFAAGSELVKGLDSNQTVWMSHGDHVTELPAGFRVDASTDHAPIAAMSHPERKLFAVQFHPEVRHSVQGNEMIRNFLYNVCGCEGNWSMSTFIDDTIRDIRAQVGNGKVLCALSGGVDSSVVAILLHKAIGDQLTCMFIDHGLLRKDEAEGVMETFVGKFDMKVVKIDASERFLGKLKGVDDPEQKRKIIGNEFIYVFQEESAKFDDFEFLAQGTLYTDIVESGTATAQTIKSHHNVGGLPEDIKFKLVEPLKALFKDEVRKVGEECGLPDAIVWRQPFPGPGLAIRVLGEVTDEKLKIVRDSDAILRDEIIKAGLEREIWQYFTALPNMKSVGVMGDARTYSYTVGIRAVTSIDGMTADWARIPWDVLEKISVRIVNEVDNVNRIVYDVTSKPPATIEWE, from the coding sequence AAATGAAATGATCGTCGTCCTTGATTTCGGCGGACAGTACAACCAGTTGATTGCAAGACGTATCCGGGATTTGGGCGTATACAGCGAATTGCTGCCTTACAATACCTCGGTAGAACGAATCCGTGAGCTGCAGCCGAAAGGCATCGTGTTCTCGGGTGGACCGGCAAGTGTATATGAGGAGAAATCGCCGCTCGTAGATCCTGCGATTTATGAGCTTGGACTGCCAATCTTCGGTATTTGCTACGGCATGCAGCTGATTGCGCACCAGCTCGATGGTAAAGTTGAGCGTGCAGGCAAGCGCGAGTACGGCAAAGCTGACGTGGCATTCGCAGCGGGCAGCGAGCTTGTGAAAGGCTTGGATTCGAACCAAACGGTATGGATGAGCCACGGCGACCACGTTACTGAGCTGCCGGCAGGCTTCCGCGTAGATGCGAGTACGGACCATGCGCCAATTGCGGCGATGAGCCATCCGGAGCGCAAGTTGTTCGCGGTGCAATTCCACCCAGAGGTGCGTCACTCCGTTCAAGGTAACGAAATGATCCGCAACTTCCTCTACAATGTTTGCGGCTGCGAAGGCAATTGGAGCATGAGCACGTTTATCGACGATACGATTCGTGACATCCGCGCTCAAGTCGGCAACGGCAAAGTGCTTTGCGCATTGTCCGGCGGCGTTGATTCATCCGTTGTTGCGATCCTGCTTCACAAAGCGATCGGCGATCAACTGACTTGCATGTTCATCGATCACGGCTTGCTGCGTAAAGACGAGGCGGAAGGCGTTATGGAGACGTTCGTCGGCAAGTTCGATATGAAAGTAGTTAAGATCGACGCGAGCGAGCGTTTCCTTGGCAAGCTGAAAGGCGTCGACGATCCGGAGCAAAAGCGTAAAATTATCGGTAACGAGTTCATTTACGTATTCCAAGAGGAGTCCGCGAAGTTCGATGACTTCGAATTCCTCGCACAAGGCACTCTCTACACGGATATCGTGGAGAGCGGTACGGCTACAGCTCAAACGATCAAGTCCCACCACAACGTTGGCGGCTTGCCTGAAGATATTAAATTCAAGCTTGTCGAGCCGCTTAAGGCGCTCTTCAAGGATGAAGTGCGTAAAGTCGGCGAAGAGTGCGGCTTGCCAGATGCTATCGTATGGCGTCAGCCATTCCCAGGTCCGGGTCTTGCGATCCGCGTACTTGGCGAAGTGACAGATGAGAAGCTGAAGATCGTTCGCGATTCTGATGCTATTCTTCGCGATGAGATCATTAAAGCAGGTCTTGAGCGTGAAATTTGGCAATACTTCACAGCTCTGCCGAACATGAAGAGCGTTGGCGTTATGGGCGATGCGCGTACTTATTCGTACACCGTCGGCATCCGCGCCGTTACTTCCATCGACGGCATGACGGCTGACTGGGCGCGTATTCCGTGGGATGTTCTCGAGAAAATCTCCGTACGTATCGTCAACGAAGTGGACAACGTCAACCGTATCGTGTACGACGTAACTTCCAAGCCGCCAGCTACCATCGAGTGGGAATAG
- a CDS encoding peptidylprolyl isomerase — translation MINLRSIRFRKVGITLLIVAGLTLAAGAGAYAATKMTLFVNGKKSAVEPVSIKGVTYVPLRSAAEMLGASVSYNAAANSVTIAGKPDKAPLGDRGNEAVGSVNGEAITKNDLYNAMATLGGEQTLNNLIQDKLVTQEAIKKGIVINENDIEAEIASIKKQFPSEADFEAALQQAGMTLEDLKKQTPMQIRIRKLVQPLVKVTDAEVKQYFEANKEMYDQPEQVKASHILVATKADADAIMKQLKAGADFAKLAKEKSLDTGSKEAGGDLGYFGKGVMVAEFEKAAFALKTGELGGPVKTEFGYHIIKVFDHKAAKAATFAEYQAEIKEQLIRQKVSARSASWLEELKAKAQITNTLNKG, via the coding sequence GTGATTAATCTTAGAAGCATTCGATTTCGTAAGGTCGGAATAACGCTGCTTATCGTGGCGGGGTTGACGCTTGCGGCAGGTGCGGGGGCATACGCTGCAACGAAAATGACGTTGTTTGTAAATGGTAAGAAATCGGCAGTAGAGCCTGTATCCATTAAGGGTGTTACTTACGTTCCACTCCGCTCCGCAGCTGAGATGCTCGGTGCCAGTGTCAGCTACAATGCCGCTGCAAATTCAGTTACTATTGCCGGTAAGCCGGACAAGGCGCCGCTCGGCGATCGCGGGAATGAAGCGGTTGGTTCGGTGAACGGCGAAGCGATTACGAAGAACGACCTGTACAATGCGATGGCGACGCTTGGTGGCGAGCAAACGCTCAACAATCTCATACAAGACAAGCTTGTTACTCAAGAGGCGATTAAGAAAGGTATCGTTATCAATGAGAATGATATCGAAGCGGAAATCGCGAGCATCAAGAAGCAGTTCCCGTCCGAAGCGGATTTCGAGGCTGCTCTGCAGCAAGCGGGCATGACGCTCGAGGATTTGAAGAAGCAAACGCCGATGCAGATTCGCATTCGCAAGCTCGTTCAGCCGCTTGTGAAGGTGACGGATGCAGAAGTGAAGCAATATTTTGAGGCTAATAAAGAAATGTACGATCAGCCTGAGCAGGTGAAAGCATCACATATTCTGGTCGCGACGAAAGCAGATGCTGATGCGATTATGAAGCAGCTGAAGGCTGGCGCGGATTTCGCAAAGCTGGCCAAAGAAAAGTCATTGGACACGGGAAGTAAGGAAGCTGGCGGAGATCTCGGTTACTTCGGCAAAGGAGTAATGGTGGCTGAGTTTGAGAAAGCGGCGTTCGCGCTCAAGACTGGCGAGCTTGGCGGCCCCGTTAAGACGGAGTTCGGCTATCACATCATCAAAGTATTCGACCATAAAGCAGCGAAGGCAGCGACGTTTGCAGAATATCAAGCCGAGATAAAGGAGCAGCTCATTCGCCAGAAGGTTAGCGCGCGTTCCGCTTCCTGGCTGGAGGAACTAAAGGCCAAGGCACAAATTACGAATACGCTTAATAAAGGCTAA